One Deinococcus sp. LM3 genomic region harbors:
- a CDS encoding permease prefix domain 1-containing protein: MNRDQFIRHATRGLWGTRKRDAALELRGAIEDKIYRHQLCGLSAADAERAALRDLGSPHAIARDLSRVHTAPAAIRATLLLGVAGLLSLQAVAQVSAVQSTFLPQDTDPQICAVRTGQTVAGQNPVAQRLLEQAGGVEGLREQCRTGAFAVYGPLLSVTDLLAALKSARVPVNAYAGPRVLTLNGGVTGTVPQVSFQIETMNGQQYLPSMFLTTFLTSVTSQPFSFTGLTNPVLTIGAARIPIGTAQAPVRTVDLIANGLTGARRTDTSLPIPVNVLPQSTRQPADPAAPQLAVPGKDGEVFAVVQNILRINEDRRGVDAPEMLWVRARQDGRIAFTDELTPNIRLVNSQAELDQATAQGVKAAVVYRVNTANLQRPVLTPVPATQVRVVQP, encoded by the coding sequence ATGAACCGCGACCAGTTCATCCGCCACGCCACCCGCGGCCTCTGGGGCACCAGGAAACGCGACGCAGCCCTGGAACTGCGCGGCGCCATCGAGGACAAGATCTACCGCCACCAGTTGTGCGGCCTGAGTGCTGCCGACGCTGAACGGGCCGCGCTGCGCGACCTGGGCAGCCCCCACGCCATCGCCCGCGACCTCAGCCGCGTCCACACCGCACCCGCCGCCATCCGGGCCACCCTCCTGCTGGGCGTGGCAGGCCTGCTGAGCTTGCAGGCCGTGGCGCAGGTCAGCGCCGTGCAGTCGACTTTTTTGCCGCAGGATACGGACCCGCAGATCTGTGCCGTCAGGACGGGACAGACCGTTGCCGGGCAGAATCCTGTCGCGCAGCGGCTGCTGGAGCAGGCAGGCGGCGTGGAGGGCCTGCGTGAGCAGTGCCGGACCGGCGCCTTCGCGGTGTACGGCCCACTACTGAGCGTGACGGACCTGCTGGCGGCCCTGAAGTCGGCGCGTGTTCCAGTGAACGCCTATGCAGGTCCTCGCGTCCTCACACTGAACGGTGGTGTCACCGGAACCGTCCCACAGGTGTCGTTCCAGATCGAAACGATGAACGGCCAGCAGTACCTGCCGAGCATGTTCCTGACGACTTTCCTGACCTCCGTGACCTCACAACCGTTCAGCTTCACGGGCCTGACCAATCCGGTCCTGACCATCGGCGCCGCCCGCATTCCCATCGGGACCGCGCAGGCACCGGTCCGGACGGTGGATCTCATTGCCAACGGATTGACAGGGGCGCGCCGGACGGACACCTCGCTGCCCATTCCCGTGAATGTCCTCCCGCAGAGCACGCGCCAGCCCGCCGATCCTGCCGCCCCTCAGCTGGCCGTGCCGGGCAAGGACGGGGAGGTGTTCGCGGTGGTGCAGAACATCCTGCGGATCAACGAGGACCGCCGGGGCGTGGACGCGCCGGAAATGCTGTGGGTACGCGCCCGGCAGGACGGCCGGATTGCCTTCACGGACGAACTGACCCCCAATATCCGGCTGGTGAACTCGCAGGCGGAACTCGATCAGGCGACCGCACAGGGCGTGAAGGCGGCCGTGGTGTACCGCGTGAACACCGCGAACCTCCAGCGCCCGGTGCTGACGCCCGTCCCGGCGACGCAGGTGCGGGTGGTGCAGCCCTGA
- a CDS encoding PadR family transcriptional regulator — MDAQQLKGHLDLLLLATLETGPRYGGQIIADVQAATDGHFALREGTLYPALHRLEKQNFIHGEFQVLPRGGSPVKVYTLTPTGTAELKAQREKYERFTRAVRGVIGGPA, encoded by the coding sequence ATGGACGCCCAGCAGCTCAAAGGCCACCTCGACCTCCTCCTCCTCGCCACCCTCGAAACAGGCCCGCGCTACGGCGGCCAGATCATCGCCGACGTCCAGGCCGCCACCGACGGCCACTTCGCCCTGCGCGAAGGCACCCTCTACCCCGCCCTGCACCGCCTCGAAAAACAGAACTTCATCCACGGCGAATTCCAGGTCCTCCCGCGCGGCGGCAGCCCCGTCAAGGTCTACACCCTCACCCCCACCGGAACAGCCGAACTGAAAGCCCAGCGCGAAAAATACGAACGCTTCACCCGCGCCGTCCGCGGCGTCATCGGCGGCCCGGCATGA
- a CDS encoding M23 family metallopeptidase — translation MNERQSVQRFLRGAALLLCLGASAQAVTSYRVQPGDTLSGIAARAGVSAAQIRAVNARLRGTDQVQAGWVLTLPDRTLPARTHTVKNGENLSVIAARYGLSLSALLSANPSYRGGKAVWAGARLTIPGRSAAASPAPVARSAATVRTASSSGRSGGWLWPVAGYHGVSSGYGPRVLGGVREDHLGVDIVAPVGTPVRAARSGRVLESRPDFDRGWGWTVVLEHPDGWITRYAHLSANLVQKGELVVRGQPVGRVGNTGRSTGPHLHFGTYLRWDPRDPLSLY, via the coding sequence GTGAACGAACGGCAGTCTGTCCAGCGGTTCCTGCGGGGCGCGGCCCTGCTGCTGTGCCTGGGCGCGTCGGCGCAGGCCGTCACGTCGTACCGGGTGCAGCCGGGGGATACCCTCAGCGGTATCGCGGCGCGCGCCGGGGTCAGCGCAGCGCAGATCCGCGCCGTGAACGCCCGGCTGCGCGGGACGGATCAGGTGCAGGCTGGGTGGGTGCTGACCCTGCCGGACCGGACACTGCCCGCCCGGACGCACACCGTGAAAAACGGTGAGAACCTGTCCGTGATCGCCGCCCGCTACGGCCTGAGCCTGAGCGCCCTGCTCAGCGCCAACCCCAGCTACCGGGGCGGGAAGGCCGTGTGGGCCGGGGCGCGCCTGACCATTCCCGGCCGCAGCGCCGCCGCCTCCCCGGCCCCGGTGGCTCGCAGCGCCGCGACCGTCCGCACGGCCAGTTCGTCCGGCCGTTCCGGCGGGTGGCTGTGGCCGGTGGCGGGTTATCACGGTGTCAGCAGCGGCTACGGGCCGCGCGTGCTGGGCGGCGTGCGCGAGGATCACCTGGGCGTGGATATCGTCGCGCCGGTCGGTACCCCGGTCCGCGCCGCCCGTTCGGGCCGCGTGCTGGAATCCCGCCCGGACTTCGACCGGGGCTGGGGCTGGACGGTCGTGCTGGAACACCCGGACGGCTGGATCACCCGCTACGCGCACCTGAGCGCCAACCTCGTGCAGAAGGGCGAACTGGTCGTGCGCGGCCAGCCGGTCGGGCGGGTCGGGAATACCGGGCGCAGCACCGGGCCGCACCTGCATTTCGGCACGTACCTGCGCTGGGATCCCCGCGATCCCCTGAGCCTGTACTGA
- a CDS encoding PaaI family thioesterase — MTLHPDLLFPTAHELDTLSPEALAGRMNALQGTLGARLGIEFVQVGRERLVARMPVEGNRQPAGRLHGGANLALAEELASVGSWLNLDPTRQVAVGVDLSGTHVRGVTDGWVTGEATLAYRGRSMMVWTVEIRDERDRVTSLARCTCNVIATGA, encoded by the coding sequence ATGACGCTGCACCCGGACCTGCTGTTCCCCACCGCGCATGAACTCGACACGCTGTCGCCCGAGGCGCTGGCGGGCCGCATGAACGCCCTTCAGGGCACGCTGGGCGCACGGCTGGGCATCGAGTTCGTGCAGGTGGGCCGCGAGCGGCTGGTGGCGAGGATGCCGGTCGAGGGGAACCGCCAGCCGGCCGGGCGACTGCACGGCGGCGCGAACCTCGCCCTGGCCGAGGAACTGGCCAGCGTGGGGTCGTGGCTGAACCTGGACCCGACGCGGCAGGTGGCGGTCGGCGTGGACCTGAGCGGCACGCACGTGCGCGGCGTGACGGACGGCTGGGTGACGGGCGAGGCGACCCTGGCGTACCGGGGGCGCAGTATGATGGTCTGGACGGTCGAGATCCGCGACGAGCGGGACCGCGTGACCAGTCTGGCGCGCTGCACCTGCAACGTGATCGCCACCGGCGCGTGA
- a CDS encoding DUF2231 domain-containing protein produces the protein MLNLNRSRPPAHVPPAHVLEDAVSDHDTLEGVADTLQTLLRGAEATLPGGVTDALHGEWLGHPLHPILVHLPLGGWMIAAALDHLPARSPGANDAAADRALLLGTLGAVGTIATGWADWSNTRGQARRTGLIHGALNEAAFVLNVGSLLARRRGRRGLGKALSGAALGVAVAGGFLGGELVYRHGLGVGRTLAHRQG, from the coding sequence ATGCTGAACCTGAACCGTTCCCGGCCGCCCGCCCACGTTCCGCCTGCCCACGTCCTGGAGGACGCCGTCAGTGACCACGACACGCTGGAGGGCGTGGCCGACACGCTCCAGACGCTACTGCGCGGCGCGGAGGCGACCCTGCCCGGCGGCGTGACGGACGCTCTGCACGGCGAGTGGCTGGGGCACCCGCTGCACCCGATTCTGGTGCACCTGCCGCTGGGCGGGTGGATGATCGCGGCGGCGCTCGATCACCTGCCGGCGCGGTCGCCGGGCGCGAACGACGCGGCGGCGGACCGGGCGCTGCTGCTGGGCACGCTGGGCGCGGTGGGGACCATCGCGACCGGCTGGGCCGACTGGTCGAACACGCGCGGGCAGGCGCGGCGTACCGGCCTGATTCACGGGGCGCTGAACGAGGCGGCGTTCGTGCTGAACGTGGGGTCGCTGCTGGCCCGGCGGCGGGGGCGGCGCGGGCTGGGAAAGGCCCTGTCGGGCGCGGCGCTGGGCGTGGCGGTCGCGGGCGGGTTCCTGGGCGGCGAGCTGGTGTACCGGCACGGGCTGGGGGTAGGGCGCACGCTGGCCCACCGGCAGGGCTGA
- a CDS encoding GTP-binding protein, whose amino-acid sequence MTVPADRPDERIPVIVVGGFLGAGKTTLVNHLIRSLPHRLGVIVNEFGAQGVDGSLIERLQDDVTELTAGCLCCTGRDDLLRALVTIAMREQKPDAVVVELSGVADPTPVLTTLLERSVRAAFRVTTLVAVVDARHALQTLREHPEAARQLAYANVVVLNKTDQADPALLDHAQGVLRGVNPLAEIKRVERGQVDADALLARDDFDPRVLDGVDARAAHTPGLTSFTLRADRPLDPYRWQRFMTDYLLSRPAEVLRAKGFLDLFGYPQRILFQAVRDLFTADAWDAGDGTSELVVIGRGLDRAEFGAAWEACLTPDPADLIPD is encoded by the coding sequence ATGACTGTGCCCGCTGACCGCCCTGATGAACGCATTCCGGTGATTGTGGTGGGTGGGTTTCTGGGTGCGGGGAAGACGACGCTGGTGAATCACCTGATCCGGTCGTTGCCGCACCGGCTGGGTGTGATCGTGAACGAGTTCGGCGCGCAGGGCGTGGATGGTTCACTCATCGAGCGGCTTCAGGACGACGTGACGGAACTGACGGCCGGGTGCCTGTGCTGCACGGGGCGGGATGACCTGCTGCGGGCGCTGGTGACGATTGCCATGCGGGAGCAGAAGCCGGACGCGGTAGTGGTGGAGCTGTCGGGCGTGGCGGACCCGACGCCGGTGCTGACGACGCTGCTGGAACGGTCGGTGCGCGCGGCGTTCCGCGTGACGACGCTGGTGGCGGTCGTGGACGCCCGGCACGCGCTTCAGACGTTGCGGGAGCATCCGGAGGCGGCGCGGCAGCTGGCGTATGCGAACGTGGTCGTGCTGAACAAGACCGATCAGGCGGACCCGGCGCTGCTGGATCACGCGCAGGGCGTGTTGCGCGGCGTGAATCCCCTGGCGGAGATCAAACGGGTGGAGCGGGGTCAGGTGGACGCGGACGCCCTGCTGGCCCGCGACGACTTCGATCCGCGCGTGCTGGACGGCGTGGATGCCCGCGCGGCGCACACGCCGGGCCTGACCTCGTTCACGCTGCGCGCCGACCGGCCGCTGGACCCGTACCGCTGGCAGCGCTTCATGACCGATTACCTGCTGTCCCGCCCGGCGGAGGTGCTGCGCGCCAAGGGGTTCCTGGATCTGTTCGGGTACCCGCAGCGGATTCTGTTTCAGGCGGTGCGGGACCTGTTCACGGCGGACGCCTGGGACGCCGGGGACGGCACCTCCGAACTGGTGGTGATCGGGCGGGGCCTGGACCGCGCGGAGTTCGGGGCGGCGTGGGAGGCGTGCCTGACGCCGGACCCGGCCGACCTGATCCCGGACTGA
- a CDS encoding type ISP restriction/modification enzyme, producing MSKELVKKFQKRLEDAIQYGGTRNETSIRSAFQSLLSEWAESHGDSLRLVPEVGYKPKGQKNTVYPDGTLKDSLQQNRGYWESKDENDTLDDEITKKFAKGYPKDNIIFEDSRTAILIQHGQEVTRVNMEEADALTTLLQTFFAFVPEQVTEFRRAIEHFKDEMPHLLKILRDAITAAEQNKTFVHDRKEFIEIGQEAINPEFSATDAGEMLIQHILTGDLFRSVFDNAQYHEDNNVAQQLQKLADTFYTGPVKRDIAGRTKRYYGAIQAAASHIADHHEKQRFLKVLYENFYRAYNPAGADRLGIFYTPGEIVRFMIEATDTLLERHFKKGLADKGVEILDPATGTGTFITELIDYLPRKTLEYKYANELHCNELALLPYYIANLNIEATYAQKMGKYAEFRNIVLVDTLDNTGFGIRSAQNSLFGSVSAENLDRVKRQNDRPVRVIIGNPPYRANQANENDNNKNREYPQIDRRIKETYVAASRAQKTKLYDMYSRFLRWATDRLKEDGIVAFVMNRSFIDSRTFDGFRKLAAQEYTHIYVVDLGGDVRANPKLSGPKHNVFAIQTGIAIAFLIKKTPSKKQPAGEKAETATIQYARRPEMELAREKLAWLAETKFKEIEFENIVPDDKFNWVGQSEHSWDNFIKLADKNEKTSGDLMTSETIFWRYSLGVASNRDEWAFDISSDSLKNKIKYFIEIYEKDRSRWKINNRKISLKDFVDRRIKWTSELEDKLDRDTEIYYSPKSIIHSSYRPFYDEWVYFAKPIIHRVYQMDNIFGENKENKVIAISGQGSSKNFQSLATEKIPSLDYLEKTQVFPIHWYDSGRRVSNIPPRTLKTFAKIYKHETVSREDIFHYVYAVLHHPAYREKYALNLKQEFPRIPFYDNFPQWVAWGRELMDLHIGFETVKPFPLKRKDIQLKNDTPEALKLAQKAKLKVVKDTAKNPTGAIELDGLTTLSGVPAQAWAYRLGNRSALEWVLERHKETTPKDPTIREQFNTYRFADHKERVIDLLARVTTVSMETMRILGDMPDETL from the coding sequence ATGTCAAAAGAGCTGGTCAAGAAATTCCAGAAACGCCTGGAAGACGCCATCCAGTACGGCGGCACCCGGAACGAAACCAGCATCCGTTCCGCCTTCCAATCCCTGCTGAGCGAATGGGCCGAAAGCCACGGCGACAGCCTGCGACTTGTTCCTGAAGTCGGGTACAAGCCCAAAGGCCAGAAAAACACCGTCTACCCCGACGGCACCCTGAAAGACTCCCTGCAACAGAACCGGGGTTACTGGGAAAGCAAAGACGAGAACGACACCCTGGACGACGAAATCACCAAGAAATTCGCCAAGGGCTACCCCAAAGACAACATCATCTTCGAGGACAGCCGGACCGCCATCCTGATCCAACACGGCCAGGAAGTCACGCGCGTCAACATGGAAGAAGCCGACGCCCTCACCACACTGCTCCAGACCTTCTTCGCGTTCGTACCGGAACAGGTCACGGAATTCCGCCGCGCCATCGAACACTTCAAAGACGAAATGCCGCACCTGCTGAAAATCCTGCGCGACGCCATCACCGCCGCAGAGCAGAACAAAACCTTCGTTCACGACCGCAAAGAATTCATCGAGATCGGCCAGGAAGCCATCAACCCGGAATTCAGCGCCACCGACGCCGGAGAGATGCTGATTCAGCACATTCTGACCGGCGACCTGTTCCGCAGCGTGTTCGACAACGCCCAGTACCACGAAGACAACAACGTCGCCCAGCAACTCCAGAAACTGGCCGACACCTTCTACACCGGCCCAGTCAAACGCGACATCGCCGGACGCACCAAACGCTACTACGGAGCCATTCAGGCCGCCGCCAGCCACATCGCCGACCACCACGAGAAACAACGCTTCCTGAAAGTCCTGTACGAGAACTTCTACCGCGCGTACAACCCCGCCGGAGCCGACCGCCTGGGCATCTTCTACACCCCCGGCGAAATCGTGCGCTTCATGATCGAAGCCACCGACACCCTGCTCGAACGCCACTTCAAAAAAGGACTGGCCGACAAGGGCGTCGAAATTCTCGACCCAGCCACCGGCACCGGCACCTTCATCACCGAACTGATCGACTACCTGCCCAGGAAAACCCTGGAGTACAAGTACGCCAACGAACTGCACTGCAACGAACTGGCCCTCCTGCCCTACTACATCGCCAACCTGAACATCGAAGCCACCTACGCGCAGAAAATGGGCAAGTACGCCGAATTCAGGAACATCGTCCTGGTCGACACACTGGACAACACCGGCTTCGGCATCCGCAGCGCCCAGAACTCCCTGTTCGGCAGCGTCAGCGCCGAAAACCTGGACCGCGTGAAACGCCAGAACGACCGACCCGTCCGCGTGATCATCGGCAACCCCCCGTACCGGGCCAACCAGGCCAACGAGAACGACAACAACAAGAACCGCGAATACCCACAGATCGACCGGCGCATCAAGGAAACCTACGTCGCCGCCAGCCGCGCCCAGAAAACCAAGCTGTACGACATGTATTCCCGCTTTCTCCGCTGGGCCACCGACCGCCTGAAAGAAGACGGCATCGTCGCGTTCGTCATGAACCGCAGCTTCATCGACAGCCGCACCTTCGACGGATTCCGCAAACTGGCCGCGCAGGAGTACACGCACATCTACGTGGTCGACTTGGGCGGCGACGTGCGCGCCAACCCCAAACTCAGCGGCCCTAAACACAACGTCTTCGCCATTCAGACCGGCATTGCCATTGCTTTCCTGATTAAAAAAACACCCAGCAAGAAACAGCCAGCAGGCGAGAAAGCCGAAACGGCAACGATTCAATATGCCCGCCGCCCCGAGATGGAACTAGCCCGCGAGAAACTGGCGTGGCTGGCCGAGACAAAGTTCAAAGAAATTGAATTCGAAAATATAGTGCCGGACGATAAATTTAACTGGGTAGGACAAAGCGAGCACAGCTGGGATAATTTTATTAAATTGGCAGATAAGAATGAAAAAACAAGTGGTGACTTGATGACGTCGGAAACTATATTCTGGAGATACTCTTTAGGGGTTGCCAGCAATAGAGATGAGTGGGCATTCGATATTTCAAGCGACTCACTGAAGAATAAAATTAAATACTTTATTGAAATATACGAAAAGGATAGATCCAGATGGAAGATTAATAATAGGAAAATTTCACTAAAAGATTTTGTCGACAGAAGAATAAAATGGACAAGCGAATTGGAGGATAAATTAGACAGAGATACGGAAATATACTACTCTCCAAAGTCAATTATACATTCATCATACAGGCCCTTCTACGATGAGTGGGTATATTTTGCCAAGCCCATTATTCACAGAGTTTATCAGATGGACAATATATTTGGCGAAAACAAAGAAAATAAGGTTATTGCAATATCAGGACAAGGATCTTCCAAGAATTTCCAAAGTTTAGCAACAGAAAAGATACCTTCTCTGGACTATCTTGAGAAAACACAGGTATTTCCCATACACTGGTACGATAGTGGAAGGAGAGTGAGCAACATACCTCCGAGAACATTGAAAACTTTCGCAAAGATATATAAACATGAAACAGTTTCAAGGGAGGATATTTTCCATTATGTTTACGCGGTTCTCCATCATCCGGCGTACCGGGAGAAGTACGCCCTGAACCTCAAGCAGGAGTTCCCCCGCATTCCGTTCTACGACAACTTCCCGCAGTGGGTGGCGTGGGGTCGTGAACTGATGGACCTGCACATCGGGTTTGAGACAGTCAAACCGTTCCCGCTGAAACGGAAGGACATTCAGCTGAAGAATGACACGCCCGAAGCGCTGAAGCTGGCCCAGAAGGCCAAACTGAAGGTCGTGAAGGACACGGCGAAGAACCCGACCGGGGCGATTGAACTGGATGGCCTGACGACCCTGAGTGGCGTTCCGGCGCAGGCCTGGGCGTACCGGCTGGGGAACCGTTCTGCGCTGGAGTGGGTGCTGGAACGGCACAAGGAAACCACCCCGAAAGACCCGACGATCCGCGAGCAGTTCAACACGTACCGTTTCGCGGATCACAAGGAGCGCGTGATTGACCTGCTGGCGCGCGTAACGACAGTCAGCATGGAAACCATGCGGATTCTGGGGGACATGCCGGACGAGACGCTGTAA
- a CDS encoding ABC transporter ATP-binding protein: MPAPSPSVLRRLYGLLSPYRRTVGLGLLLLTLSVAAELYPPLVWIRVVDQGIPERDWVFIGGQLAVLVGVFAAQQVLSAWRGLLLERAGQAFTRDLRLTLYGKLQGQSAAYFEGQRTGDLLARVTGDVDALQDVLVRGTDAVLANALRLVGVIGIFIALQPLLGIATTIPMIAVAFMLRRYARTVRPAYRAARSRLGDLSALIADRLSGIRVVQGFAREDAEAARIGALGEELYRVGVQAVTIRNRAFPLARFVGNFGNVIMLGGGAWLIMAGQFTLGGLLAYRGYGRYFYGPIDDLVNIGDLLQRAEASGRRVFEVLDAPVPVQDRPGARPLPLPVRGQIDFENVTFGYDPARPILRGVTLHVPAGQRVALLGESGAGKSTLLGLVTRTFDPQEGTVRIDGHDVRDLTLTSLRRGAVSMSQDTFLFHDTVLNNVTYARPDATEPEVQAALRAAHAHTFVSALPDGLNTVVGERGVKLSGGQRQRLSIARTLLARPTLLLLDEPTSAVDAESETQVVAALTELMRGRTALIVTHRLSLARTADRVIVLSGGQIVEDGPPELLRQRDGAYAALERASGLVETGVAEVVS; the protein is encoded by the coding sequence ATGCCTGCCCCCTCCCCGTCTGTTTTGCGCCGCCTGTACGGTCTGCTGAGTCCGTACCGCCGCACGGTGGGTCTGGGCCTGCTGCTGCTGACCCTGAGCGTGGCGGCGGAACTGTACCCGCCGCTGGTGTGGATCCGGGTGGTGGATCAGGGCATTCCGGAACGGGACTGGGTGTTCATCGGGGGGCAGCTGGCGGTGCTGGTGGGGGTGTTCGCGGCGCAGCAGGTGCTGTCGGCGTGGCGGGGGCTGCTGCTGGAGCGGGCGGGGCAGGCGTTCACGCGGGACCTGCGCCTGACGCTGTACGGGAAGTTGCAGGGGCAGTCGGCGGCCTACTTCGAGGGGCAGCGGACCGGGGATCTGCTGGCCCGCGTGACGGGCGACGTGGACGCGTTGCAGGACGTGCTGGTGCGCGGCACGGACGCCGTGCTGGCGAACGCCCTGCGGCTGGTGGGCGTGATCGGGATCTTCATTGCGTTGCAGCCGCTGCTGGGCATTGCGACGACCATTCCGATGATCGCGGTGGCGTTCATGCTGCGCCGCTACGCCCGCACCGTGCGGCCCGCGTACCGCGCGGCGCGCTCCCGCCTGGGCGACCTGAGCGCCCTGATCGCCGACCGCCTGAGCGGCATCCGCGTGGTGCAGGGCTTCGCGCGCGAGGACGCCGAGGCCGCCCGCATCGGTGCGCTGGGTGAAGAACTGTACCGGGTGGGCGTGCAGGCCGTCACCATCCGCAACCGCGCGTTCCCGCTGGCGCGCTTCGTGGGGAACTTCGGGAACGTGATCATGCTGGGCGGCGGCGCGTGGCTGATCATGGCCGGGCAGTTCACGCTGGGCGGCCTGCTCGCGTACCGGGGGTACGGGCGGTACTTCTACGGCCCCATCGACGACCTCGTGAACATCGGGGACCTGCTCCAGCGGGCCGAGGCAAGCGGGCGGCGCGTGTTCGAGGTGCTGGACGCCCCGGTGCCCGTGCAGGACCGCCCCGGCGCGCGGCCCCTGCCACTGCCGGTGCGCGGGCAGATCGACTTCGAGAACGTCACCTTCGGGTACGACCCGGCCCGCCCGATCCTGCGCGGCGTGACGCTGCACGTCCCGGCCGGGCAGCGCGTCGCCCTGCTCGGCGAGAGCGGCGCGGGCAAGAGCACCCTGCTGGGCCTCGTGACCCGCACCTTCGACCCGCAGGAGGGAACCGTGCGCATCGACGGGCACGACGTGCGCGACCTGACCCTGACCAGCCTGCGGCGCGGCGCGGTCAGCATGTCGCAGGACACCTTCCTGTTCCACGACACGGTGCTGAACAACGTCACCTACGCCCGCCCCGACGCCACCGAACCCGAGGTCCAGGCCGCCCTGCGCGCCGCGCACGCCCACACCTTCGTCAGTGCCCTGCCGGACGGTCTGAACACCGTCGTCGGGGAACGCGGCGTGAAACTCTCCGGCGGGCAACGCCAGCGCCTCTCCATCGCCCGCACCCTGCTGGCCCGGCCCACCCTGCTGCTGCTGGACGAACCCACCAGCGCCGTCGACGCCGAGAGCGAAACGCAGGTCGTGGCCGCCCTGACGGAACTCATGCGCGGCCGCACCGCCCTGATCGTCACGCACCGCCTCAGCCTCGCCCGCACCGCCGACCGCGTCATCGTCCTGTCCGGCGGCCAGATCGTCGAGGACGGCCCCCCGGAACTCCTGCGACAGCGGGATGGCGCGTACGCCGCGCTGGAACGCGCCTCGGGACTGGTGGAAACGGGCGTAGCGGAAGTCGTGAGCTGA